DNA from Brevibacterium sp. 'Marine':
CGTACTCGGACACCGAGAGGTACGCCGCATTGAGTGCCTTGCCTTTCCCCGTCCGTGCCTCGGGCAGGACCCGGGAGATGAGATGGGTTCGGTCGTCGACGTCCATGATGTCGGTGACGATGGCTGCGGTGGAGTCTTCGCTGGCGTCGTCGATGACCCAGATGTGCGCGGTGGGGAAGGACGTCCGTGCGGCCGAGACCGTCTCGGCGATGACGGATTCCTCATCACGGCAGGGGATGAGGAAATGCCAGGTGAAGTCCGTCGGGTCACCGGGGTCGACGGCCTTCTGCCGGACATAGGCGATGAGCAGCAGGCTGACGTAGGCCAGGGAGAGAGAGGCCGTGATCGTGATAGTGATGAGTGCGATGTCGAACCACCAGTACTCGCCGAGGCGGCCGAAGGATCCAGAGAAGCAGAAGATGTAGGCCGCAAGCACTCCGTAGACGAGGGACAGAACCACCGCGAGCGGTCCGATCTGCCTCGTCGAGGAGCGGCTGTCGTGCCCGGTCACGGTCGGGTACCTTCGTTTCGGGTCATGGTCGGGTTCCTTCGTCTCGGGAGGGGATGCGAACGCTGAACGTGCTGCCGGCGCCTTCAATCGAGGACACCGTGATCGTTCCCCCGTGTGCGTCGACGATGCCTTTGACCAGGGCGAGGCCCAGTCCGACGCCGCGCTGACTCGAGGCCCGGGCGGCGGCGCCGCGGAAGAAGGCCGTGAAGAGCTGATCGACCTCGTTGGCGGGCATTCCTGTTCCGTCGTCGACAACGTCGAATCCGATGCCGAGCGCATCAGAGCGGGTTCGGACGGTGACGCGATGTCCGGGGCCGGAGTATTTGATGCCGTTGACCACGAGGTTCGTCAGCACCTGCGTGATGCGCTTTGAGTCGGCCGAAATCGTCGGGGAACCCGCGGACTCGACGGCGAGTTCGACTTCCTGGTCGGCGGCCGTCGAGCGAAGCTGTTCGACGACGTCGTCGATGAGCGGGGTGAGTTCGAATTCGGTGATGTTCAGTTCGAAGCGGTTCGACGGTGTCTGCTGGGTGCTGAGAATGTCCTCGACCATGGCGAGCAGCTGATCGGAGTTTCTTTGTACGACGGTCAGATAGGACGCGATCGCCGAGGCGGCTGCGGAGGAGCCGTCGTCGAGTTCGTCGAGCGCGAGCTCCGTATAGCCCATGATCGACGTCAACGGGGTCCGCAGCTCGTGGGAGACCGAGGCGAGGATGCGCTCGCGGGCCCGGATGAGCTGCTGTGTGGATGTCACGTCCTGGGTGGTCACGATCGTGTGCGGGGCGATCCTCGGGTGCCCCTGCCAACTCACCGAGGAGATCGACAGCGCCAGCTGATCACCGCCTTGCGGGCCGACCCAGATGAGTTCATCGGCGAACCGTTCGCCGCGGCGGGCACGGGCCACCGGTGACTCCCTCGGGTCGATCCGGGTGTGCCCATCGGCGCCGAACATGTCCCCGTCGGCGATGGCGGACTCGTCGATGACGGTGCCCGTGGCAGCGGGACCGCCGATGGTGGGGTCTGTGTTGCCGGGACCATCCGAGGTGAACTGAGCGCCGACCAAACGCTTGACCGTCGCGTCGAGGTGAGAGGTGAATGCCGGGTTCTTGAACGCGGTGTCCCCGTTCTCGTCGAAGACGACCACTCCGACGTCGACGCTGGCGCCGGTGCCGCGCAGCAGTGCGCTCGTCTTCTGCAGGTCCCGCGTCAGGGCGCGCTGTCGATCGAGTGCTGCGCTCAGTCGCAGATTCGTCGCGCGCAGACGTCTTTCGAGCCCGATGGTCAGCCCGGAGACGAGCACGACGGCAACGGGCAGAATGAGGGCGAGCACGATTCGGGCGGCATCTACCGGAGTGTCTCCGCCGAACAGGCTCACTGGGGTGAGGGTGGTGAGCACTGCCCCGAGTGCGATGACGGCGCCGCGTGTCCGGAAGCTTGTGACCAGCCAGACGACGGGAGTGAAAGCGAGGACCGACAGCCCCGCCCCATCGGGATAGGTTCCCAGACGGCACAGGCCCAGTGCGAGGAAGTCGAGGAGCGGGATCGCGAGATTCGGCACCCAAGAGCGTGAGAACTTCTCCGAGTAGACGGCTCCGAGCGTGGCGATGACGAGTAGGACGGAACCCGATATGAGCCACTCGTGGCCCACTGCGGAATCCGGTCGCAATGCGCTGAGCAGGGCTGCGCTCGCCCCGAGCAGGATCGCAAACGAGACCTGGTGGATGATCGTGAAGGCTTTGGAGTCCCCGGCGACGAAGCCGAGGTAGGCGATGCGGACGAGCCGGTTCACCGTCGATCCGCCGATCGCGTCGAACTCGTGGGGACAGAGCGCACGACAGCCGCCTTTCGCCGCTTCCGGAAGGCCCCGTCTCTTCCGAGGTCCTTGAGGAAACTATAACCGGGCTCAGCCGCGGCGGCGGACGATCTCCTCATTGACGGCTCCGACCACCTCGTGGAGGTCGCCGATGATCGCGTAGTCGGCCCGTTGGACCATCGTGGATTCCTCATCGGTGTTGATGGCCACGAGCGTCTTCGCGCCCTCGATCCCGGCCATGTGCTGGATCGCACCGGAGATGCCGCAGGCGATGTAGACGTCGGGGGAGATGCGGCTGCCGGTCTGACCGACCTGTTCGGCGTGCGGGCGCCAGCCCAGGCCCGTGACCACGCGGGAGACGCCCAAGGCCCCGCCGAGGTGGTCGACGAGTTCGAGGACTTCGGCGAACCCGTTCTCCGAGCCGACTCCGCGACCGGCGCCGATTACGGCCCTGGCCGAGGTCAGTCCGGACGCATCATCGGCGGCCTCTGCCTCGGTGCGCTGGACACGGGTGGCGAGGTCCGCCTCGGCGACGGTGAGGTCGTAGTCATAGACCTCCGGGGTCACCGGGGTCGTCTCTTCGGGGGTGCAGGCGTGGCCGGCGATCGTGAGCACCTGCAGGTCCCCGTCGAGGCGGAGGCGTTCGTAGGCGGTGCCGCCGTGGACCTGCCGCAGCAGGCCCTCGTCGTCGCAGGCGATGACGTTGGCCGCCATGCGTGCACCCGTGCGGACGGCGGCGTGGGCCATGAGCTCCATACCGCGCGGGGTGCCCGAGGCCAACAGTGTGCCGGAATCCGGGGTGACGTCGACGATCGCCTGCGCCCAGGCCGCCGCGGAGTACTCGGCGAGATCCGGGTGCTCGAGATGGTGGATGACGCTGACCCCGAGTCGCCCCAGCGCCGCGATGGCGGAATCGCTGAGTGGGCCGATCACCACCCCTTCCGTGCTACCTGACGGGGGCCCAGATACCTCGCGCGAGGTTGCTGCGCCGCCGTCAGGTAGTAAATGGGGGTTTTTGCGGGCGAAGGTGAGGGCTTCGGCGGAGGTGAGTATGACCTCGCCTGCCGGGTCGGTTTCGACGTAGACCACAGTCATGGCCGGATCACTCCGATCTCTTCGAGCACATCGACCAGGGCGGGAGCCGCCTCAGGTCCCTCGCCGAGGATGGTCACTGAACTCGCCTTCACCTCGGGCAGCTCGAGTCGGATGCGGGGGCTGCCCGTCCCGGGCTCCGGGGCGTCGTATTCGACGACCTGCGCCTTCTTCGCCTTCATCCGTCCGGTGATCGAGGGGTAGCGCGGGTCGACCCCGCCCTCGTGGACGGCGACGACGGCGGGCAGACCGAGTGAGAAGATCTCCGTTCCCGCCGGCCCGATCCCGCGCGCCTCGATGCGACCGGAGCCGCCTTCGCTGCTCCCAACGCCACCGTTCCCGGCATCGGTGCCGCCACCCTCATCCGTCCCACCGACACTGATCGTCTGGATATTCGTCAGCACCGGGTACTCGAGGTCGTAGGCCAGGCGGATCCCGACCTGGAAATCGCCGGTGTCGGCGGCATCGTCGCCGGTGAGGACGAGATCGAAGGTCTGTCCCGCCTCGGCGCGATCGCGGATGACATCGCCGATGATCTGCGCGATGTCCTCGGGTGCGAACACGGACGGGTCGGCCGCCTCGACGAGTATGCCGTCGTTCGCACCCACGGCCACGGCGGCTCGCAGCTGTTCGACCGCCTCGGCGGGACCGACCGTGAGCACCGTGACCGTCCCACCCGTGGCGGCCGCGGTCTGGATCGCGAGCTCGACGGCGCACTCCTCATGCGAGGACATGGTGTGGCCGAGCCCGGAGTCGTCGATCCCGGTGCCGGTGGCATCGAGGGTGACGGAGCCGGCGATATCGGGGACGCGTTTGATGCACACGAGAATGTTCATCTCATCTCCTGATGCACTCGTTGTCGGGGTCGAACAGCGGCGTCGAATCGACCGATGCCACCGTGACGGGATAGAACTCCTCCATGTACACGACCTGCAGACGGTTGCCCAGCACCGCCTCGGCGGGTGGGAGGAACGCCATGAGCACGTGTCTGCCCAGGCTGGGAGCCGACCCCGCCGAGGTGACATAGGAGTTCCGACCGTGCCCGTCGATCAGCGGATCGCCGTCGGCAGAGACGACGGGTTCCCCACCGAGCATGTACCGCATCTGACCGCTGGCGCTCGTGTGGTCATCAACGGTGAGTGAGCACAGCACCGCCTTCGGCTCCTCCTCACGGTGGCGCAGGTGGGCGGCCCTGCCGACGAAATCCTGGGACTTCACCTTCGGTCTGCTCATCCCGACCTCGACGACGCTGCGTTCGGAATCGAGCTCGGCCCCGAACGCGCGGTAGCCCTTCTCGATCCGACCGGTGGTGCCGTAGACGCCGAGACCGACGGGGACGAGTCCGTGACCTCGGCCGGCGTCCATGAGCGCATCCCAGAGCTTCAGCCCCGATTCCATCGGCACGTAGAGCTCCCAGCCGAGATCGCCGACATAGGAGATGCGGGAGGCGAGCACCTCGAGCGAACCGATCTCGATGACCCGGGCGGTGCCGAACCCGAACCCCTCATGGGAGACATCGGCACTGGTGAGCTCGCCGAGGATGTCGCGGGCTCGCGGTCCCCACAGCCCGATCGTCGTCCACGAACTCGTGAGATCGGCGATCTGCGCGCCCATATCGGGCAGGCGGTCGGCGAACCATTTGAGATCGACCATTCCGTGGGCGGCACCCGTGACGACGCGGAAGCGGTCGTGTGCCAGTCGCATGATGGTCAGGTCGGAACGGAACCCGCCGTTCTCATCGAGGATCGGGGTGTAGACGACCCGACCGACGGCCACATCCATCTGCGCCAGGGCGATGGACTGGACCGCGTCGAGGGCGGCGGGGCCGAACACGTCGAAGATGACGAAGCTCGAGAGGTCGACGAGCCCGGCGCGCTTGCGCATCGCCAGGTGCTCGGCATTGATGATCGGGGACCACCAGCGGGAATCCCATTCGGCGCCGCGGTCCATCACCGCGTCACCGAACTCGTCGAGCAGTCCGGCATTCGACCCGAACCACTGCGGTCGCTCCCACCCGCCGGCTTCGAAGAACACCGCCCCGAGCTCGACCTCGCGCTGCCACATCGGTGAGCGGCGGACGTCGCGATCGGAACTCCACTGCTCGCCGGGATGGACGATCCCATAGGTCTTGTTGAATGCCTCCGAGGTGCGCGCCTTCACGTGGGTGTGGGTGCGCTGGTGAGAGTGGAAGCGTGCGATGTCGGCACCTTGCACGTCGATCTCCGGCAGGCCGTTCGTCATCCATTCGGCCACGGCCCGACCGACGCCCGGCCCTTCCTTCACCCACACGGCCGCCGCCGACCACAAGCCCTTGACCTGAGGTGATTCGCCGAGGATGGGCGCCCCGTCCGGGGTCAGCGAGAGCAGACCATTGATGGCATAACGGATCTCGACGTCCGGATTCGACAGCACTTCGGGCATGAGTTCGACGGCCTGTTCGAGCTGCGGATCGAAGTCCTCGTCCGTGAACGGCATCTCCGTGGGGGAGAGCTTCGCCGCCTCGATCGAGGGAATCTCATCCGGATCGTGGAGGATCGGCCGGTGGGCATAGGAGCCGATCTCCATGTCGGAGCCGTGCTGACGCTCGTAGCAGAAGGTGTCCATGTCCCGCACGATCGGAAACGAGATCTCGCCGGGACGTTCGGCCAACTGCGGGACGGGTCCGACGCTGATCATCTGGTGGACGGCCGGAGTCAGCGGGATCGCGGCACCGGCCATGGCCGCAATGCGCGGAGACCACACACCGCAGGCGATGAGGATGCGGTGCGTCGCGATCTCACCCTTCGTCGTGTGCACGGCCGTGATCTGGCCGCCATCGACATCGATGCCGGTCACCTCGGTGTTGGGCGAGACCGTGAGCGCACCCTTGGATTCGGCGGATTCGCGCATCATCGTGCCCGCCCGCACCGAATCGACGACGCCGACCGTCGGGGTCCAGAACGCGCCGAGGATGACCTCGGGATCGAGGAACGGCACCTTCTCGGCGACCTCGGCGGGGGTGACCAGGGAGGATTCGACGCCCCAGGCCCGTGCCGAGGCCATGCGCCGCCGCAGCTCTTCCATGCG
Protein-coding regions in this window:
- a CDS encoding electron transfer flavoprotein subunit alpha/FixB family protein — its product is MTVVYVETDPAGEVILTSAEALTFARKNPHLLPDGGAATSREVSGPPSGSTEGVVIGPLSDSAIAALGRLGVSVIHHLEHPDLAEYSAAAWAQAIVDVTPDSGTLLASGTPRGMELMAHAAVRTGARMAANVIACDDEGLLRQVHGGTAYERLRLDGDLQVLTIAGHACTPEETTPVTPEVYDYDLTVAEADLATRVQRTEAEAADDASGLTSARAVIGAGRGVGSENGFAEVLELVDHLGGALGVSRVVTGLGWRPHAEQVGQTGSRISPDVYIACGISGAIQHMAGIEGAKTLVAINTDEESTMVQRADYAIIGDLHEVVGAVNEEIVRRRG
- a CDS encoding HAMP domain-containing sensor histidine kinase, whose amino-acid sequence is MNRLVRIAYLGFVAGDSKAFTIIHQVSFAILLGASAALLSALRPDSAVGHEWLISGSVLLVIATLGAVYSEKFSRSWVPNLAIPLLDFLALGLCRLGTYPDGAGLSVLAFTPVVWLVTSFRTRGAVIALGAVLTTLTPVSLFGGDTPVDAARIVLALILPVAVVLVSGLTIGLERRLRATNLRLSAALDRQRALTRDLQKTSALLRGTGASVDVGVVVFDENGDTAFKNPAFTSHLDATVKRLVGAQFTSDGPGNTDPTIGGPAATGTVIDESAIADGDMFGADGHTRIDPRESPVARARRGERFADELIWVGPQGGDQLALSISSVSWQGHPRIAPHTIVTTQDVTSTQQLIRARERILASVSHELRTPLTSIMGYTELALDELDDGSSAAASAIASYLTVVQRNSDQLLAMVEDILSTQQTPSNRFELNITEFELTPLIDDVVEQLRSTAADQEVELAVESAGSPTISADSKRITQVLTNLVVNGIKYSGPGHRVTVRTRSDALGIGFDVVDDGTGMPANEVDQLFTAFFRGAAARASSQRGVGLGLALVKGIVDAHGGTITVSSIEGAGSTFSVRIPSRDEGTRP
- a CDS encoding FAD-dependent oxidoreductase, with the translated sequence MASVPAQASVVVVGAGIVGNSLVHHLAELGWTDIVQVDKGPLPNPGGSTGHASNFIFPVDHSREITDLTLDSMRQYKDLGVFTESGGFEVARTEERMEELRRRMASARAWGVESSLVTPAEVAEKVPFLDPEVILGAFWTPTVGVVDSVRAGTMMRESAESKGALTVSPNTEVTGIDVDGGQITAVHTTKGEIATHRILIACGVWSPRIAAMAGAAIPLTPAVHQMISVGPVPQLAERPGEISFPIVRDMDTFCYERQHGSDMEIGSYAHRPILHDPDEIPSIEAAKLSPTEMPFTDEDFDPQLEQAVELMPEVLSNPDVEIRYAINGLLSLTPDGAPILGESPQVKGLWSAAAVWVKEGPGVGRAVAEWMTNGLPEIDVQGADIARFHSHQRTHTHVKARTSEAFNKTYGIVHPGEQWSSDRDVRRSPMWQREVELGAVFFEAGGWERPQWFGSNAGLLDEFGDAVMDRGAEWDSRWWSPIINAEHLAMRKRAGLVDLSSFVIFDVFGPAALDAVQSIALAQMDVAVGRVVYTPILDENGGFRSDLTIMRLAHDRFRVVTGAAHGMVDLKWFADRLPDMGAQIADLTSSWTTIGLWGPRARDILGELTSADVSHEGFGFGTARVIEIGSLEVLASRISYVGDLGWELYVPMESGLKLWDALMDAGRGHGLVPVGLGVYGTTGRIEKGYRAFGAELDSERSVVEVGMSRPKVKSQDFVGRAAHLRHREEEPKAVLCSLTVDDHTSASGQMRYMLGGEPVVSADGDPLIDGHGRNSYVTSAGSAPSLGRHVLMAFLPPAEAVLGNRLQVVYMEEFYPVTVASVDSTPLFDPDNECIRR
- a CDS encoding electron transfer flavoprotein subunit beta/FixA family protein, which produces MNILVCIKRVPDIAGSVTLDATGTGIDDSGLGHTMSSHEECAVELAIQTAAATGGTVTVLTVGPAEAVEQLRAAVAVGANDGILVEAADPSVFAPEDIAQIIGDVIRDRAEAGQTFDLVLTGDDAADTGDFQVGIRLAYDLEYPVLTNIQTISVGGTDEGGGTDAGNGGVGSSEGGSGRIEARGIGPAGTEIFSLGLPAVVAVHEGGVDPRYPSITGRMKAKKAQVVEYDAPEPGTGSPRIRLELPEVKASSVTILGEGPEAAPALVDVLEEIGVIRP